A part of Setaria viridis chromosome 8, Setaria_viridis_v4.0, whole genome shotgun sequence genomic DNA contains:
- the LOC117866148 gene encoding patatin-like protein 2 has product MAPAAATKQQDGELRILCIDGGGIRGLIPAKILEYLEAELQRIDGSTARLADYFDYIVGTSTGALVTTMLAAPNKDNRPLCTASEIINLYLEEGAGIFRNDDKATWTQVVLEAVLLYIKYYDGDNETLRSLHDMLNLGMAIEPLLRPILDALIHAKGPTAAATANGGGLQQLAAAPHDPDAVSNGVESDEAPPASMEDYIQEQAGSILQALCHAQGLALDSPPFQEGIKEFAEGLRRTLLNPDFVRYALLRPKYDGEGLRKVVKGKLGDRELKETVTNVVVPTFDIKRNKPVVFSTSKARQDRVMNPYLSDICIAATAAPTFFPAHKFNILSILPLNFQEFNLIDAGVFANNPTTVAMNEVWRMIDRGEDLPVEGISAMDCSKLRILSVGTGVVNHSYTADECNWWGLLPWVYNVRNKTQPLIDTLMYATGSLVDYNVALLFKSQGYENNYLRIQEDQLDPALGGMDDTSSMKKLIDVGENLLDRQVYRTDCETREYQPVKGAGTNKEALTKLAEQLVAERRRRGAAAPMLLKVTEITTVVEPRPKRLKPTYVVQ; this is encoded by the exons ATGGCGCCTGCTGCAGCAACGAAGCAACAAGATGGGGAGCTGAGGATCCTCTGCATCGACGGTGGTGGCATCCGCGGCCTCATCCCGGCCAAGATCCTGGAGTACCTCGAAGCCGAGCTCCAGAGGATTGATGGGTCGACGGCAAGGCTTgccgactacttcgactacatcGTGGGCACCAGCACCGGCGCCCTCGTCACCACCATGCTGGCCGCCCCCAACAAGGACAACCGCCCACTCTGCACGGCCAGCGAGATCATCAACCTCTACCTCGAAGAGGGTGCCGGAATCTTCAGAAACGATGACAAGGC GACATGGACTCAGGTGGTGCTGGAGGCCGTGCTCCTCTACATTAAGTACTACGATGGCGACAACGAGACCCTGCGGTCCTTGCACGACATGCTCAACCTCGGGATGGCCATCGAGCCCTTGCTCCGCCCCATCCTCGACGCGCTGATCCACGCTAAGGGCCCTACTGCTGCTGCCACTGCCAACGGTGGCGGCCTGCAGCAGCTAGCCGCAGCACCCCATGACCCTGATGCAGTGAGCAACGGCGTCGAGTCCGAtgaggcgccgccggcgtcgatgGAGGACTACATCCAGGAACAGGCTGGATCCATCCTGCAGGCGCTGTGCCATGCGCAGGGTCTGGCTCTGGACTCGCCGCCGTTCCAGGAGGGCATCAAGGAGTTTGCGGAGGGCCTGCGCAGGACGCTGCTCAACCCGGATTTCGTCAGGTACGCGCTGCTCCGCCCCAAGTACGACGGCGAGGGGCTCCGCAAGGTGGTCAAAGGGAAACTCGGCGACCGCGAGCTTAAGGAAACCGTCACCAACGTCGTCGTGCCCACGTTCGACATCAAGCGCAATAAGCCCGTGGTCTTCTCCACCTCAAAG GCGCGACAGGATCGGGTGATGAACCCCTACCTCTCGGACATTTGCATCGCCGCAACTGCCGCGCCAACATTCTTCCCTGCCcacaagttcaacattttaagCATATTGCCACTAAATTTCCAGGAGTTTAACCTAATTGACGCCGGCGTCTTCGCGAACAATCCG ACCACGGTGGCGATGAACGAGGTTTGGAGGATGATCGACAGGGGCGAGGACCTGCCGGTGGAGGGGATATCGGCCATGGACTGCAGCAAGCTGCGCATCCTCTCCGTCGGCACCGGCGTGGTGAACCACTCCTACACGGCCGACGAGTGCAACTGGTGGGGTCTCCTCCCGTGGGTGTACAACGTCCGCAACAAGACCCAGCCGCTGATCGACACGCTCATGTACGCCACCGGCTCCCTCGTCGACTACAACGTCGCCCTGCTCTTCAAGTCCCAGGGCTACGAGAACAACTACTTGCGCATCCAGGAGGATCAGCTGGACCCTGCTCTTGGAGGCATGGACGACACCAGCAGCATGAAGAAGCTCATCGATGTCGGGGAGAACCTCCTGGACAGGCAGGTCTACCGGACGGACTGCGAGACGAGGGAGTACCAGCCGGTGAAGGGCGCGGGGACCAATAAGGAGGCGCTCACCAAGCTCGCCGAGCAGCTGGTCGCCGAGAGGCGCCGAAGGGGGGCTGCGGCGCCGATGTTGCTGAAAGTTACCGAGATTACCACCGTCGTCGAGCCAAGGCCCAAAAGGCTCAAGCCTACCTACGTCGTGCAGTAA
- the LOC117834697 gene encoding cysteine-rich repeat secretory protein 38 → MDSARLLLLIAVASLGGAAAADDHLVFSNYTCSAPGNYTSNSPYARNLARLLAPLSRPAAVDNWLFHQITVYGTTTPDDQASGLAMCFADSAPDRCRTCLATVSSAHALFPACDHSRNVSFISSDGCVIRYAAGGVTPFFVSSAADDASGARLVLRSRTQAADAAAMRDARRVLLSRLAESAAGDDDRRFAAGNQGYMDAAGRGTWQVIYGMAQCTRDLPPAECSGCLLDHLGVMYRDASVTNSTEASVMGLTCYLTYQMNKPIHIAGVALPPAAQPSETPTGSAPPPPVVKTTVLIAALAAAAVTLFSVGV, encoded by the coding sequence ATGGATTCAGCTcgcctcctcctgctcatcGCCGTCGCCTCGCTCGGTGGTGCAGCGGCAGCTGATGACCACCTGGTATTCTCGAACTACACCTGCTCGGCCCCGGGGAACTACACCTCCAACAGCCCCTACGCGAGGAACCTCGCCAGGCTCCTCGCCCCGTTGTCGCGCCCTGCCGCCGTCGACAACTGGTTGTTCCATCAAATCACCGTCTACGGCACGACTACGCCCGATGACCAGGCGTCCGGCCTCGCCATGTGCTTCGCCGACTCCGCCCCCGACCGGTGCCGGACCTGCCTCGCCACCGTGAGCTCCGCCCACGCCCTGTTCCCCGCGTGCGACCACAGCCGGAACGTCAGCTTCATCAGCTCCGACGGCTGCGTCATCCGctacgccgccggcggcgtcacGCCCTTCTtcgtctcctccgccgccgacgacgcctCCGGCGCCCGGCTGGTCCTGCGCTCGCGTACGCAGGCCGCCGACGCTGCCGCCATGAGGGACGCGCGGCGGGTGCTGCTGAGCCGGCTCGCGGagagcgccgccggcgacgacgaccggcGGTTCGCCGCCGGGAACCAGGGGTACAtggacgccgccggccggggaaCCTGGCAGGTGATATACGGGATGGCGCAGTGCACCAGGGACCTGCCGCCGGCCGAGTGCTCCGGCTGCCTTCTGGATCACCTCGGCGTCATGTACAGGGACGCGAGCGTCACCAACAGCACGGAGGCCTCCGTCATGGGGCTCACCTGCTACCTCACATACCAGATGAACAAGCCCATCCACATCGCCGGAGTGGCTCTGCCGCCAGCGGCGCAGCCGAGTGAGACCCCGACAGGGtccgcgcctcctccgccggtcGTCAAGACGACTGTGCTGATCGCCGCTctggctgcagctgctgtcACGCTCTTCAGTGTTGGTGTTTAA
- the LOC117834107 gene encoding zinc finger protein ZAT7, translated as MDNVATATARNSTAADGTNRRLLLLLSLSPASKVIAKQAVGKQHHRARSGLDGGGGASFRCRTCGRCFATFQALGGHRTSHSRPRVRADGLDLLLGARPGRKGAAASDVHRCNTCGMVFPTGQALGGHMRRHRAAFEVAVLETMQATTTVSGLSEEEDDDDARHVSSTLIQFI; from the coding sequence ATGGACAACGTGGCAACAGCGACAGCAAGAAACTCGACGGCGGCCGATGGCAcgaaccgccgcctcctcctgctgctctcGCTGTCGCCGGCGAGCAAGGTGATCGCCAAGCAGGCCGTCGGCAAGCAGCACCACCGGGCACGCAGCGGGctagacggcggcggcggcgcgtcgttCCGGTGCCGCACCTGCGGGCGCTGCTTCGCCACGTTCCAGGCGCTCGGCGGCCACCGGACCAGCCACAGCCGGCCGCGGGTGCGCGCCGACGGCCTTGACCTCCTGCTCGGCGCGAGGCCCGGCCGcaagggcgccgccgccagcgatGTCCACCGGTGCAACACCTGCGGCATGGTGTTCCCCACGGGGCAGGCGCTCGGCGGCCACATGCGCCGGCACAGGGCGGCGTTCGAGGTCGCCGTGCTGGAGACGAtgcaggcgacgacgacggtgtcTGGGTtgtcggaagaagaagatgatgacgacgCGAGACACGTGTCGAGTACCTTAATCCAGTTCATATGA